Sequence from the Prosthecobacter debontii genome:
GCGGTCCAAAGGACCGCCGGATTCAGCCCAGCAACTGTGTTTTCAAGCAAGGGAAATTTGAGGGTTTTTGAGGGCTGCGTTGAGCAGAATGAGGAGTTTCCTGGCGACGGCGATGAGGGCTACTTTGGCCGGTTTGCCAGCCGTGCGCAGCCGTTGGTAGAAGGCTTTGAAAACCGGGTTTTTGCGCACGGCATTCAGGCTGGCTAGGTAAAGGGTACGCCGCACGGGGGCACGGCCGCCGCTGATACGGCGCTGGCCCCGCCACTGGCCGCTGTCGCGGTTGAACGGTGCTAGGCCTGCAAGTGCCGCGGCCTGCTCGCGTTTGAGGGAGCCGAGTTCGGGCATGTGGGCGCACAGGCACAGGGCGCTGCGCCAGTCGATGCCAGCCGCTTCAT
This genomic interval carries:
- a CDS encoding transposase gives rise to the protein RAQNRLAKTDRIDASILAAYGSALKPATTPPADPATARLALLVAQRDSLVEERARYKTRLRQHADLWLAAQIRRLMTNLNLEIVKLETLMREVAAENAALQARSQRLDEAAGIDWRSALCLCAHMPELGSLKREQAAALAGLAPFNRDSGQWRGQRRISGGRAPVRRTLYLASLNAVRKNPVFKAFYQRLRTAGKPAKVALIAVARKLLILLNAALKNPQISLA